From Bradyrhizobium sp. NDS-1, the proteins below share one genomic window:
- a CDS encoding DUF3750 domain-containing protein produces the protein MLIFLLLVVVPIGISAARYFWVGDGRGNWQTADRSSAGLLPPAASHPDALIRVYAARTVRWRSIFAVHTWIVVKEKDAASYSRYDYTAWGEPIRSNGFVPDGRWFGAMPETVVAIDGAKAESLIPKIRYVVENYRFRTYGDYSAWPGPNSNTFVQAALDAVPELRAVLPPTAVGKDYPYSGRWIGLTASRTGFYASLSGYLGLTLGWVEGLEINFFGAVLGFDLRRPAVKLPGIGRLGVAAGL, from the coding sequence GTGCTCATATTTTTGCTGCTGGTCGTCGTGCCGATCGGGATTTCGGCCGCTCGATATTTCTGGGTCGGGGATGGCCGCGGCAACTGGCAGACCGCAGATCGTTCCAGCGCCGGCCTGCTGCCTCCCGCCGCCTCGCATCCGGACGCCCTGATCCGAGTCTACGCCGCACGAACGGTCCGATGGCGAAGCATATTCGCGGTCCACACCTGGATCGTCGTCAAGGAGAAGGACGCGGCAAGTTACAGTCGTTATGACTACACGGCTTGGGGGGAACCGATCCGGAGCAATGGTTTCGTCCCCGACGGCCGCTGGTTCGGGGCCATGCCGGAAACAGTCGTCGCCATCGACGGCGCCAAGGCGGAATCGCTGATTCCCAAGATCCGATACGTCGTCGAGAACTACAGATTTCGGACCTATGGCGATTACAGCGCTTGGCCGGGTCCGAATTCGAACACCTTCGTTCAAGCCGCTTTGGACGCCGTGCCCGAGCTTCGGGCGGTTCTGCCGCCGACTGCCGTCGGCAAGGACTATCCCTATTCCGGACGATGGATCGGCTTGACCGCCTCCCGCACCGGCTTCTACGCCTCGCTCTCCGGCTACCTCGGCCTCACGCTCGGCTGGGTCGAAGGTCTCGAGATCAACTTCTTCGGCGCCGTGCTCGGGTTCGACCTTCGACGCCCCGCGGTGAAGCTGCCCGGCATCGGCCGTCTTGGTGTTGCTGCCGGCCTGTGA
- a CDS encoding ribonuclease Z has translation MFALTFLGTSASVPSVERNHPALLVEAAGKRILVDCGEGTQRQLLRSGAGFRRLDRILLTHAHLDHVLGIPGLFSTLGLRQSADVMTIHGGQGTLDIVIRMLAGLWGAGRAPIAVGFAALTEGQVIDAGDFTIACFPVRHRDTDSFGFVLQSPARRHLRPDRLAALGVPDGPVRGELAAGRPVVIADRTIDPEDVLGPPSGGKRLVVIGDAETIDGLSQYVADADMLVIEATFLDRDSSTARDYGHLTARDAAALAAASRVEQLVLTHQSGRYEDGEVLAEAVAIFPNTRIAADFDRTVV, from the coding sequence ATGTTCGCCCTGACATTTCTCGGGACCTCGGCCAGCGTTCCCTCGGTGGAACGCAACCATCCGGCGCTCCTGGTGGAAGCCGCGGGCAAGCGCATCCTGGTCGATTGCGGCGAGGGCACGCAGCGCCAGCTGCTGCGCAGTGGCGCCGGTTTTCGGCGACTCGATCGCATCCTGCTGACGCACGCTCATCTCGACCACGTGCTCGGCATCCCCGGCCTGTTTTCAACGCTGGGCTTGCGGCAGAGCGCCGACGTGATGACGATTCATGGCGGGCAGGGTACGCTCGACATCGTCATCCGGATGCTCGCAGGCCTTTGGGGCGCGGGCAGGGCGCCGATCGCGGTCGGATTCGCTGCCCTGACCGAGGGACAGGTCATCGACGCCGGTGACTTCACCATCGCCTGCTTTCCGGTCCGCCACCGCGACACCGACAGCTTTGGCTTCGTGCTCCAAAGCCCCGCACGTCGCCACCTTCGGCCCGATCGCCTCGCAGCCCTTGGCGTCCCGGATGGTCCCGTGCGCGGCGAGCTGGCTGCAGGACGGCCGGTCGTGATCGCCGATCGAACGATCGACCCGGAAGACGTCCTGGGCCCGCCGAGCGGCGGCAAGAGGCTCGTCGTGATCGGCGACGCCGAAACCATCGATGGCCTGTCGCAATACGTCGCTGACGCCGACATGCTGGTGATCGAGGCGACCTTCCTCGATCGCGACTCTTCGACCGCGCGCGACTATGGACATCTGACTGCGCGCGATGCGGCTGCCTTGGCGGCCGCGAGCCGTGTCGAACAGCTCGTGCTCACGCATCAGTCGGGCCGCTATGAGGACGGCGAGGTCCTTGCGGAGGCCGTGGCGATCTTTCCGAATACCCGGATCGCAGCCGACTTCGATCGCACCGTCGTCTAG